Proteins from a genomic interval of Yoonia sp. GPGPB17:
- the yajC gene encoding preprotein translocase subunit YajC, translating to MRPADLIMLLLIFAIMYFLLIRPQQKKMKEHAAMLAGLRRGDQVITQGGLVGKIVKVKEDDSNEVEVEIAKDVKVRVVKSTIATVMNKTEPAKS from the coding sequence ATGAGACCTGCCGACCTGATTATGTTGCTACTGATCTTTGCGATCATGTATTTCTTGTTGATCCGTCCGCAACAGAAAAAGATGAAAGAGCATGCAGCCATGCTTGCCGGACTGCGCCGCGGCGATCAGGTGATCACCCAAGGTGGGCTTGTCGGTAAGATCGTGAAGGTCAAAGAGGACGACAGCAACGAAGTTGAGGTTGAAATTGCTAAGGATGTCAAAGTCCGCGTGGTCAAATCCACCATCGCCACGGTGATGAACAAAACCGAACCGGCGAAGTCCTGA
- a CDS encoding porin: MIMKALTATALGVLAAPAFAQELTYGSFSLDYINITPEGDGEELTSFDLQGEGEFTVNQFVLGAVGSNDVFEFGDGPEVTVRKLGVYAGYEITPEALVGAGFTSLNVDDEFSDEDLNGFDIFGQYQTGAFGIAVNYSRPDQDIDDFDITTLFVEAEVSPGFTVGGIVESFSEVDENAYFLSASYDAGQIFGRAYYTSIQDADFAIYGARGEYWFTDAIALTGGFETISGDDFGIDYTALSIGGEYEFAPGIAASASYTNIDSDGDDADALSIGLTYEVGSRKRLDRNMTEDAFEDLEHGIFGTQPNLGFGIFAGSFSFI, encoded by the coding sequence ATGATTATGAAAGCCTTAACGGCCACCGCGCTTGGTGTTTTGGCCGCTCCTGCATTTGCACAGGAACTGACATATGGTTCTTTCAGCTTGGACTATATCAACATTACGCCAGAGGGCGATGGTGAAGAGTTGACAAGCTTTGATCTGCAGGGTGAAGGCGAATTCACTGTGAACCAGTTCGTCCTTGGCGCCGTTGGCTCGAATGATGTTTTTGAATTTGGCGATGGACCAGAAGTCACTGTTCGCAAACTCGGTGTCTATGCAGGCTACGAGATTACCCCGGAAGCGCTTGTCGGTGCTGGCTTTACCTCACTCAATGTTGATGATGAATTCTCCGACGAGGATCTGAACGGATTTGATATCTTCGGACAGTACCAGACCGGAGCATTTGGCATTGCGGTCAATTATTCGCGCCCCGACCAAGACATCGATGATTTCGATATTACAACGCTCTTTGTCGAGGCCGAAGTGTCCCCAGGGTTCACAGTCGGTGGCATTGTCGAGTCATTCTCTGAAGTAGATGAAAACGCATATTTTCTGTCAGCAAGCTATGATGCCGGTCAAATCTTTGGGCGGGCATATTATACCAGTATCCAAGACGCCGATTTTGCGATTTATGGCGCACGTGGGGAGTATTGGTTTACCGATGCCATTGCGCTTACCGGTGGGTTTGAGACCATCTCTGGCGATGATTTCGGCATAGATTACACGGCTCTTTCGATCGGTGGTGAATATGAATTTGCGCCCGGTATTGCCGCAAGCGCAAGTTACACCAATATTGATAGCGACGGCGACGACGCGGATGCCCTATCCATCGGTCTGACATATGAGGTTGGTTCACGTAAGCGTCTTGATCGCAACATGACAGAAGACGCATTTGAAGATCTTGAACATGGGATTTTTGGTACTCAACCCAATCTGGGTTTCGGTATCTTTGCCGGTAGTTTTAGCTTTATTTGA
- the serS gene encoding serine--tRNA ligase yields MHDIRTIRDNPAAFDAALSRRGIAPVSSEILALDEARRAKILAAETAQADANKAAKEVGAAKGRGDEAEFERLRALVGEKKAQIAALNDEAKAEDAALTDLLMGIPNLPDDSIPDGANEDDNVEIHRHATPSNLTFDPVEHFDIPAIRPGMDFETAAKLSGSRFVLLSGAVARLHRALAQFMLDVHVEEHGLTETITPVLVREEMMYGTGQLPKFGEDSYQTTNGWWLIPTAEVTLTNIVNGLTVEESYLPRRYVAHTQCFRSEAGSAGRDTSGMLRQHQFEKVEMVSVTKPEDSAAEHARMTGCAQAILEKLELPYRTVVLCTGDLGFGMTKTHDIEVWLPGQNTYREISSVSVAGDYQARRMNARFKPEGGGKPQFVHTLNGSGLAVGRTLIAVVENGQQADGSVDLPSALHPYLRGKTRINADGQMV; encoded by the coding sequence ATGCATGATATTCGCACCATCCGTGACAACCCCGCTGCTTTTGATGCAGCTCTGTCTCGTCGTGGGATTGCACCTGTATCGTCCGAAATCCTTGCACTGGACGAAGCGCGTCGCGCCAAGATCCTCGCTGCAGAAACGGCACAAGCCGACGCGAACAAAGCCGCCAAAGAGGTCGGCGCCGCTAAGGGCCGCGGGGATGAGGCTGAATTTGAACGTCTGCGCGCTTTGGTCGGTGAAAAGAAAGCACAAATTGCAGCCTTGAACGATGAGGCCAAGGCCGAGGATGCGGCCCTCACAGATTTGCTGATGGGTATTCCCAACCTGCCCGACGACAGCATTCCCGATGGCGCCAACGAGGACGACAACGTCGAAATTCATCGCCACGCCACGCCCAGCAACCTCACCTTTGATCCGGTTGAGCATTTCGATATCCCCGCCATCCGGCCCGGCATGGACTTTGAAACCGCCGCCAAACTGTCTGGCAGCCGCTTTGTGCTGCTGTCTGGTGCCGTCGCCCGCCTACATCGCGCCCTCGCGCAGTTTATGCTGGATGTGCATGTGGAAGAGCATGGGCTGACCGAAACCATCACGCCGGTGCTGGTGCGCGAAGAAATGATGTATGGCACCGGACAACTGCCCAAATTTGGCGAAGACAGCTATCAGACCACAAATGGCTGGTGGCTGATCCCGACGGCCGAGGTCACTTTGACCAATATCGTCAATGGGCTCACGGTCGAGGAAAGCTATTTGCCCCGCCGCTATGTCGCCCACACGCAGTGTTTCCGGTCCGAGGCCGGATCGGCCGGGCGTGACACATCCGGCATGCTGCGCCAACATCAGTTTGAAAAGGTGGAAATGGTCAGCGTGACCAAGCCCGAAGACAGCGCAGCCGAACACGCGCGCATGACCGGTTGCGCCCAAGCGATCCTTGAAAAACTGGAGCTGCCCTATCGCACGGTGGTGCTTTGCACCGGCGACCTGGGCTTTGGCATGACCAAGACGCATGATATCGAAGTCTGGCTGCCGGGCCAGAACACCTATCGCGAGATCAGCTCGGTTTCCGTGGCTGGCGATTATCAGGCACGTCGGATGAATGCGCGGTTCAAGCCCGAAGGCGGCGGCAAACCGCAGTTCGTCCATACGCTGAACGGATCGGGCCTCGCCGTTGGCCGTACACTGATCGCTGTGGTGGAAAACGGTCAACAGGCAGACGGCTCGGTTGATTTGCCATCAGCGCTGCATCCCTACCTGCGCGGCAAAACGCGGATCAACGCCGACGGCCAAATGGTCTAA
- the der gene encoding ribosome biogenesis GTPase Der has protein sequence MSFTLAIVGRPNVGKSTLFNRLVGKKLALVDDQPGVTRDLREGEGRLADLRFTVIDSAGLEEATDDSLQGRMRRLTERAVEMADVCLFMIDARAGVLPADEVFADILRKKNANVILAANKGEGKAADASILEAYALGLGEPIRMSAEHGEGMGELMDMLRPIADAHAEQVAADAPEVDVDVGDDDEDAARVPTRAKPLQIAVVGRPNAGKSTLINKIIGEERLLTGPEAGITRDAISVQQDWGGVPMRIFDTAGMRKKAKVQEKLEKLSVSDGLRAVKFAEVVVVLLDVEIPFEQQDLRIADLAEREGRAVVVAVNKWDVEDEKQSKLKELRESFERLLPQLRGAPLVTVSAKTGKGLDRLQQAIMRAHDVWNRRVSTANLNRWLTGMLEQHPPPAPGGKRIKMRYMTQVKTRPPAFVVMTSHPDQMPESYKRYLVNGLRVDFDMPGTPIRLFLRDQGDKNPYKDKKSSQPSRLSKHLKKGSSER, from the coding sequence ATGAGCTTTACCCTTGCAATTGTGGGTCGTCCGAATGTGGGCAAATCCACTTTGTTCAACCGTTTGGTGGGCAAGAAACTGGCATTGGTCGATGACCAGCCGGGGGTAACGCGTGACCTGCGCGAAGGCGAAGGGCGGTTGGCCGATCTGCGTTTTACCGTGATTGACAGCGCGGGATTGGAAGAGGCGACAGATGACAGTCTGCAAGGCCGCATGCGTCGTTTGACGGAACGCGCGGTTGAGATGGCCGATGTCTGCCTGTTTATGATCGACGCGCGGGCCGGGGTGTTGCCAGCGGATGAGGTCTTTGCCGATATCCTGCGCAAGAAGAACGCCAATGTCATTCTAGCTGCCAACAAAGGTGAAGGCAAAGCGGCTGACGCGTCGATCCTCGAGGCTTATGCGCTGGGTCTGGGTGAACCAATCCGCATGTCGGCCGAACATGGTGAGGGCATGGGCGAGCTGATGGATATGCTGCGCCCCATCGCGGATGCACACGCAGAACAGGTAGCCGCTGATGCGCCTGAGGTCGATGTGGATGTCGGCGATGATGATGAGGACGCGGCGCGTGTTCCGACACGTGCCAAGCCTTTGCAGATTGCCGTTGTGGGGCGACCGAATGCGGGTAAATCTACGCTGATCAACAAGATCATCGGTGAAGAGCGTTTGTTGACCGGGCCCGAGGCCGGGATCACCCGCGATGCCATTTCGGTCCAGCAGGACTGGGGCGGGGTGCCGATGCGCATCTTTGATACCGCGGGCATGCGCAAGAAGGCCAAAGTGCAGGAAAAGCTTGAGAAGCTTTCGGTTTCCGATGGCCTACGGGCGGTAAAGTTTGCAGAGGTTGTCGTTGTGTTGCTCGACGTGGAAATCCCGTTTGAGCAGCAGGATCTGCGCATAGCCGATTTGGCCGAGCGTGAGGGGCGTGCAGTTGTCGTTGCGGTCAACAAGTGGGACGTCGAAGACGAAAAGCAGAGCAAGCTCAAAGAGTTGCGCGAAAGCTTTGAGCGTCTTTTGCCGCAGCTGCGGGGCGCACCTTTGGTCACGGTTTCTGCCAAGACGGGCAAGGGGCTCGACCGTTTGCAGCAGGCCATCATGCGGGCCCATGATGTTTGGAACCGCCGCGTATCCACTGCAAACCTGAACCGTTGGCTGACAGGGATGCTGGAACAGCACCCGCCACCTGCGCCGGGCGGCAAGCGGATCAAGATGCGCTATATGACACAAGTCAAAACGCGTCCGCCAGCGTTTGTTGTGATGACATCGCACCCCGATCAAATGCCGGAAAGCTATAAGCGTTATCTTGTTAATGGTTTACGTGTCGATTTTGATATGCCCGGCACGCCAATCCGGCTGTTCCTGCGTGATCAGGGGGATAAGAACCCTTACAAAGACAAGAAGTCCTCGCAACCGTCGCGCCTGTCAAAGCATCTCAAGAAGGGATCGAGCGAGCGTTAG
- a CDS encoding PQQ-binding-like beta-propeller repeat protein has translation MAGGRLIVTSSDGLIRQFDPTSGALIGQIDLPGGAASGPVIAGEALYVLSKNGQLHAFR, from the coding sequence TTGGCTGGCGGTCGTCTGATTGTGACCTCTTCGGATGGGCTGATCCGGCAGTTCGACCCGACCTCTGGTGCCCTGATCGGCCAGATCGACCTGCCGGGTGGCGCCGCGTCAGGCCCTGTTATCGCTGGAGAGGCCCTTTACGTCCTGAGCAAAAACGGGCAATTGCACGCTTTCCGTTAA
- a CDS encoding PQQ-binding-like beta-propeller repeat protein, giving the protein MILRVSIAAALSLVVLAACGDDDVILPGERFDIRAQTAFENQALPLNLPAARANSDWGHRNGTPSHSITHPALGATLSPIFVADIGEGDGKGARITSHPVVANGVIYTVDARARVTATSVNGDNLWTRSLTPTRDNPGDASGGGISVGDGQVYVTTGFGEITALDAATGAEIWTQDLDAPAGAAPTLRGDLVYVVARDSTAWALDTGNGRIRWQRSGAPSTANFAGGASPAVSGEFVVFPFSSGEVLSTYPQGGLTRWSTFVSGDRVGNAAGVINDISGDPVIVGDRVYIGNFGGRTAAVNLDDGTRLWTATDGSVSPVWPVANAVFLINDLNELVRLDAANGNPVWRTALPIFEDEERTRLSRNASLLIMVPFWLAVV; this is encoded by the coding sequence GTGATTTTAAGAGTTAGCATTGCCGCCGCCCTTAGCCTTGTTGTCCTTGCGGCTTGTGGCGATGATGACGTGATCTTGCCGGGCGAACGGTTTGACATTCGCGCGCAGACGGCGTTTGAAAATCAGGCGTTGCCACTGAACCTGCCTGCCGCACGTGCCAATAGCGATTGGGGCCATCGGAACGGAACCCCAAGCCACAGCATCACACATCCCGCACTTGGCGCAACGCTGAGCCCCATATTTGTTGCCGATATTGGCGAAGGCGATGGCAAGGGTGCGCGGATTACATCTCATCCCGTTGTTGCAAATGGTGTCATCTACACAGTTGATGCGCGCGCGCGTGTGACGGCCACCTCCGTAAACGGTGACAACCTGTGGACCCGCAGTCTGACGCCGACCCGCGACAATCCGGGCGATGCGTCTGGTGGTGGGATCTCTGTCGGGGATGGGCAGGTGTACGTCACCACCGGATTCGGCGAGATTACGGCGCTTGATGCGGCAACCGGCGCGGAGATCTGGACGCAGGATTTGGATGCACCCGCCGGTGCTGCGCCGACCTTGCGCGGAGATTTGGTCTATGTTGTTGCGCGTGACAGCACCGCATGGGCCCTGGATACCGGCAACGGCCGTATCCGCTGGCAGCGGTCTGGTGCACCATCGACGGCGAATTTCGCGGGCGGGGCATCGCCTGCGGTCAGCGGCGAATTTGTAGTGTTTCCGTTCTCATCTGGCGAAGTACTGTCAACCTATCCACAAGGTGGTTTGACCCGCTGGTCGACGTTCGTTTCAGGTGACCGCGTGGGCAACGCTGCCGGTGTGATCAACGATATCTCGGGTGACCCGGTTATCGTGGGTGACCGCGTTTACATCGGCAACTTTGGCGGCCGGACAGCTGCGGTTAATCTGGATGATGGCACCCGTCTTTGGACGGCAACCGACGGGTCAGTCAGCCCTGTCTGGCCTGTCGCCAATGCTGTTTTCCTGATCAACGATCTGAATGAACTGGTCCGACTTGATGCGGCAAATGGCAATCCTGTTTGGCGCACGGCCTTGCCTATATTCGAAGACGAAGAACGTACCCGCTTAAGCAGAAACGCGTCTTTGCTCATTATGGTCCCGTTTTGGCTGGCGGTCGTCTGA
- a CDS encoding tetratricopeptide repeat protein, giving the protein MSDTDSFINEVTEEVRREKLYGYLRRYGWIAVALVLALVGGAAWNEYSNAQSRNAAEATGDALMAALEVNEPAARAAAMAQVEGEGAAAAVTMLLRAATQQEAGDIAGAAQTLGDVVTNPDLPEMYRDVAALKAAMLPSYDTATRRASLDALSEPGQPFRLLALEQMAYMTLAEGDADGAIVIMRQIEEDAGVTRGLRERVQTLMVALGEPLPDPVTQ; this is encoded by the coding sequence GTGAGCGACACCGACAGTTTTATCAACGAAGTGACAGAAGAAGTCCGCCGCGAGAAGCTGTATGGGTATCTGCGCCGCTATGGCTGGATTGCAGTTGCGTTGGTTCTTGCGTTGGTTGGTGGTGCCGCATGGAACGAGTATAGCAATGCGCAATCGCGCAATGCCGCAGAAGCGACCGGTGATGCGTTGATGGCTGCTCTTGAAGTCAACGAACCAGCAGCGCGTGCCGCGGCCATGGCCCAGGTTGAAGGCGAGGGGGCCGCAGCCGCAGTGACCATGCTGTTGCGCGCGGCGACGCAACAGGAGGCCGGTGATATCGCGGGCGCGGCCCAAACGTTGGGCGACGTCGTTACAAACCCTGATTTGCCGGAAATGTACCGCGATGTGGCTGCGCTGAAAGCGGCGATGCTGCCATCATACGACACCGCGACCCGCCGCGCCAGCCTTGACGCTTTGTCCGAGCCCGGCCAACCGTTTCGCCTGCTGGCCCTTGAACAAATGGCTTACATGACCCTTGCCGAAGGTGACGCGGACGGTGCGATCGTCATCATGCGCCAGATTGAAGAAGACGCAGGTGTGACGCGTGGCTTGCGCGAGAGGGTGCAGACCCTCATGGTAGCCTTGGGCGAGCCGTTGCCCGACCCTGTGACCCAGTAA